The genomic segment TGAGTTGTGGGCAATTCTGCTGGTTTCCGGCCCGGCGCGCGCGGATCCGCCCTACAGCTGCGGTGTTGGAACGCCCTCGGGCGGCGGACCCTCCCGCAGCGGGCGGATCAGGACCTCCTGGGCCACCGACGCCACGAGGGCGCCGGAACGCTCGTGGATCACCCCCCGGACCATCCCCCGGGCGCCGTGGTTGGCGAGGGCGTGGAGGTCGTAGAGCAGCCACTGGTCGGCCCGGACGGGCCGGTGGAACCAGACGGCATGGTCGAGGCTGGCCGGCATCATGGCGTCCCACGTCGTTCCCGGCCGCGGCGGCCGGGCCGCCATCACCACACCGAGGTCGGACATGAAGGTGAGGGCGCACGCGTGCATCAGCGGATCCGCCCCGACGTCCCGGGCCCGCAGCCACACCCGCCGGGTCGAGCGGTAGGTGCCGTCGGGCTCGGGCGGCGTCGGACCGACCTCGCGCAGCTCCAGATGGGAGAGGGCGCCGGAGCCCGAGAAGGGCC from the Acidimicrobiales bacterium genome contains:
- a CDS encoding acyl-CoA thioesterase domain-containing protein, giving the protein MFDRILGLAEEDTDLFVGPNPGDWPGGRVFGGLVAAQALRAATRTVRPDHAPHSLHAYFVRPGRPGVPIEHGVDRTRDGRSFTTRRVDSRQDGEVIFTLSASFHRDEPGPEYELPMAADVPAPEDLDPPGWPFSGSGALSHLELREVGPTPPEPDGTYRSTRRVWLRARDVGADPLMHACALTFMSDLGVVMAARPPRPGTTWDAMMPASLDHAVWFHRPVRADQWLLYDLHALANHGARGMVRGVIHERSGALVASVAQEVLIRPLREGPPPEGVPTPQL